The Lacipirellula parvula genome window below encodes:
- a CDS encoding TfoX/Sxy family protein, with product MAYDELLARRVRPFLAGYPGFSEKRMFGGIAYFLDGNWCIGIFKESMVVRVGLEDYEAALQEPHVTPFGSEGRTMRGWVMVDPLGLEDLPAVRAWVERGAAFVETLPPKE from the coding sequence ATGGCCTACGACGAACTACTCGCACGCCGCGTCAGGCCGTTCCTGGCTGGATATCCTGGCTTCTCTGAGAAGCGGATGTTTGGGGGAATAGCGTACTTTCTCGACGGCAATTGGTGCATCGGCATCTTTAAAGAGTCGATGGTCGTGCGCGTCGGGCTGGAGGATTACGAGGCGGCGCTCCAGGAACCGCACGTCACGCCTTTTGGTTCGGAGGGGCGGACGATGCGCGGGTGGGTGATGGTCGATCCGCTGGGGCTGGAGGATTTGCCGGCGGTTCGGGCGTGGGTCGAGCGAGGGGCGGCGTTTGTGGAGACGTTGCCGCCGAAGGAGTGA
- a CDS encoding DUF3160 domain-containing protein, translated as MYRLLAAGWLCLAAVSAGCSSPASEAASSPPPPGRDERFDDLLQLHAGLTADELLAAAPAREYLPKLSFDPVEAPFFEETVERLKLTAAETTRLRETGLVSIDHGQRYSFGSMYFAIYSNDLPVLVTTDSILHAMHRSYVDLLKELEQTLFTDLLETVLSQCHAELGAESRQRGELALNEADVDLYLTVARNLLQGAGAPTGPQTTPHADAWDGTLLVHSQLEQDEAALEILKLVQTLRLQDPVQNAFTEIYGGKRPIDYSQFKPRGHYALSPWLSRYFRTMMWLGRADTGWSVLPVDPQSSLKIDSARELRNSVLLTQLLESSGAKVRLEQMDEMLDFFVGASDNLMPAQTAHLLERRRITELGDLASAQAVSELQAALASGEFGTQQIQSQTLTSDPGNERKVETPSLFQMFGQRFVIDSFALSKVVFDEILYERQKMKRMMPMGPDVAYVLGNDAALPLLTEELERWHYAPNLAASREYVANRPSSFWRASLYNVWLDALRQLDDAPPAEGAFPEVMQTAAWQRKQLQTQLASWSELRHNMLLYAKQSYTSRERCEYPAGYVEPYPELYGRIKFFAAEGERLLQAADYSAPGSHGSQLAQLKTQQIEFLRKMAMTMTRLETLARKELAAEPFSDEESTWLKKVIDARGVGSGAPYYDGWYCDLFYSGGQRAAEWDPTVVDVHTDPNSGNVLEVGVGDCNFLVAAIDNDGDRMIYVGPAYSYYEFQRPAKERWTDQEWQQLLVGEERPLRPEWVDAFQMPIVKRELGRVGR; from the coding sequence ATGTACCGACTGTTGGCCGCAGGATGGCTTTGCTTAGCAGCAGTATCGGCAGGCTGTTCATCTCCGGCCAGCGAGGCAGCTTCGTCCCCTCCCCCGCCGGGACGCGATGAGCGGTTTGATGATTTGCTGCAGCTGCATGCCGGGCTGACGGCCGACGAGCTGCTGGCCGCCGCGCCGGCGCGGGAATATCTACCGAAGCTCTCGTTCGATCCCGTCGAGGCGCCGTTTTTCGAGGAGACTGTCGAGCGACTCAAGCTCACCGCGGCGGAGACGACGCGGCTGCGAGAGACGGGGCTCGTCTCGATCGACCATGGGCAGCGGTACAGCTTTGGCTCGATGTACTTCGCCATTTATTCGAATGATCTGCCGGTCCTGGTGACGACCGACTCGATCTTGCACGCGATGCATCGCTCGTACGTCGATTTGCTCAAGGAGCTGGAGCAGACACTATTCACCGATTTGCTGGAAACCGTGCTCTCGCAGTGCCATGCGGAACTGGGCGCCGAGTCGCGACAGCGGGGCGAATTGGCGCTCAACGAGGCCGACGTCGATTTGTATCTAACGGTGGCGCGCAACCTACTGCAGGGGGCCGGAGCGCCGACGGGACCGCAGACGACGCCGCATGCCGATGCGTGGGACGGGACGTTGCTGGTCCACTCGCAGTTGGAACAAGACGAGGCAGCCCTGGAGATCCTAAAACTTGTTCAGACGCTGCGCTTGCAGGATCCGGTGCAAAATGCTTTTACGGAGATCTACGGCGGCAAGCGACCGATCGACTATTCGCAGTTCAAGCCGCGCGGGCACTATGCGCTCTCCCCGTGGCTGTCGCGGTATTTCAGAACGATGATGTGGCTGGGGCGGGCCGATACGGGGTGGAGCGTGCTGCCTGTCGATCCGCAGTCGAGCCTGAAGATCGATTCCGCGCGGGAGTTGCGCAACAGCGTGCTGCTAACGCAGTTGTTGGAGTCGAGCGGCGCTAAGGTACGGTTAGAGCAGATGGATGAGATGCTCGACTTCTTCGTCGGGGCGAGCGACAACCTGATGCCGGCTCAGACGGCGCATTTGTTGGAGCGACGGAGAATCACTGAACTGGGCGATCTTGCTTCTGCCCAGGCGGTGAGCGAACTGCAGGCGGCACTGGCGAGCGGCGAGTTCGGGACGCAGCAGATTCAATCGCAAACGCTTACCTCCGACCCGGGCAACGAGCGGAAGGTTGAAACTCCGAGTCTATTTCAGATGTTCGGCCAGCGGTTCGTGATCGATTCTTTTGCGCTGTCCAAAGTGGTGTTCGACGAGATTTTGTACGAACGCCAGAAGATGAAGCGGATGATGCCGATGGGGCCCGACGTCGCCTATGTGCTGGGGAACGACGCGGCGCTGCCGCTGTTGACCGAGGAGTTGGAGCGATGGCACTACGCGCCGAATTTGGCGGCCAGCCGGGAATATGTCGCCAATCGGCCGAGCAGTTTTTGGCGGGCGAGTCTTTATAACGTGTGGCTCGACGCGTTGCGGCAACTCGACGACGCGCCGCCGGCGGAGGGGGCGTTTCCCGAAGTGATGCAGACGGCAGCGTGGCAGCGGAAGCAACTGCAGACGCAACTCGCCTCGTGGTCGGAACTGCGACACAACATGCTGTTGTATGCGAAGCAGTCGTACACGAGTCGGGAGCGGTGCGAGTATCCCGCCGGCTATGTAGAGCCGTATCCAGAGCTATACGGACGCATCAAGTTCTTTGCCGCTGAAGGGGAACGCTTGCTGCAAGCTGCCGACTACAGCGCGCCTGGATCGCATGGTTCGCAACTGGCTCAGCTCAAAACGCAGCAGATTGAATTTCTGCGAAAGATGGCGATGACGATGACGCGGCTGGAAACACTCGCACGCAAGGAGTTGGCGGCCGAGCCGTTTAGCGATGAAGAATCGACGTGGCTGAAGAAGGTGATCGATGCCCGCGGCGTCGGGAGCGGCGCTCCGTATTACGATGGGTGGTATTGCGACTTGTTCTATAGCGGCGGTCAGCGAGCGGCGGAATGGGATCCGACCGTTGTCGACGTGCATACCGACCCTAATTCAGGTAACGTGCTGGAAGTCGGCGTCGGCGACTGCAACTTTCTGGTCGCGGCGATCGATAACGACGGCGATCGGATGATTTACGTCGGGCCGGCGTATTCGTATTACGAGTTCCAACGTCCGGCTAAGGAGCGATGGACCGATCAGGAGTGGCAGCAACTCCTCGTCGGCGAAGAGCGGCCGTTGCGGCCGGAGTGGGTTGATGCGTTCCAGATGCCGATAGTGAAGCGAGAGTTGGGTCGCGTGGGGCGTTAG
- a CDS encoding VWA domain-containing protein, which yields MSVQALNSAESRLASAAAVRADAGAQRDESGQRDDDEASRRGSWFSIEAAPPWLVSMISHMAMILVLGLAYQAAPKDVGVELTINPGDPGLTDFDAGGGGNGGDGLGQPLDEMLNSEMDNLDVGAAEVPIEGETLTDMANPQLESLIGMAAPDAEFRESFAANAGSLLASSGGTIEGTGTGDGGSGTGTGGGHGAGKGTGTGDGEGPGHAYTSMFGLAGEGGNFVYAFDRSQSMNSVFTYQIDGDRSLTVTPLEAAKNELIRSLGDLNEGCRFQIVFYNDIAVMFGGAPTMYTATYENKEQAKSFVENMKAEANTNHNIALENALQCNPDMIFLMTDGEAKDDPSPSDVRRIVRHCKKNNIKINVVHFCFEIRENCSLIQLAEGTGGQHRFVTLRELAHQKMQADRGTPTLRPVEALPSLD from the coding sequence ATGTCGGTTCAAGCCTTGAATTCCGCCGAAAGCCGCCTCGCTTCTGCGGCGGCGGTGCGCGCGGACGCCGGCGCGCAGCGGGATGAAAGCGGGCAGCGGGACGACGACGAAGCGTCGCGTCGCGGTTCGTGGTTCAGCATCGAAGCGGCGCCGCCGTGGCTGGTCTCGATGATCAGTCACATGGCGATGATTCTTGTGCTCGGGCTTGCCTACCAGGCAGCGCCGAAAGACGTTGGCGTGGAGCTGACGATCAACCCAGGCGATCCGGGGCTGACCGACTTCGACGCGGGCGGCGGCGGCAACGGCGGCGACGGCTTGGGCCAGCCGCTCGACGAGATGCTCAATAGTGAGATGGATAACCTCGACGTCGGCGCTGCGGAGGTGCCGATCGAGGGCGAGACCCTCACTGATATGGCCAACCCGCAGTTGGAGTCGCTGATAGGCATGGCGGCGCCTGACGCGGAGTTTCGCGAATCGTTTGCCGCGAACGCGGGCTCGCTGCTTGCTTCGAGCGGCGGCACGATTGAAGGGACCGGCACAGGCGACGGCGGTTCAGGCACCGGCACCGGCGGCGGGCATGGCGCCGGCAAAGGGACCGGCACCGGCGATGGCGAAGGGCCGGGCCACGCTTACACGAGTATGTTCGGCCTCGCGGGCGAAGGGGGGAACTTCGTTTACGCCTTCGACCGTTCGCAAAGCATGAACTCGGTCTTCACCTATCAGATCGACGGCGACCGCAGCCTGACGGTGACGCCGCTTGAGGCCGCCAAGAACGAACTGATTCGCAGCCTCGGCGATTTGAACGAAGGGTGCCGCTTTCAGATCGTGTTCTACAACGACATCGCGGTGATGTTCGGCGGCGCCCCGACGATGTACACCGCCACCTACGAGAACAAAGAGCAAGCTAAGTCCTTCGTTGAGAACATGAAGGCCGAGGCGAACACAAATCACAACATCGCGCTCGAAAACGCGCTGCAGTGCAACCCCGATATGATCTTCCTGATGACCGACGGCGAAGCGAAGGACGATCCTTCGCCGAGCGACGTGCGGCGGATCGTGCGGCATTGCAAGAAGAACAACATCAAGATCAACGTCGTCCATTTCTGCTTCGAGATCCGCGAGAACTGCTCGCTGATTCAGCTGGCTGAGGGAACCGGGGGCCAGCACCGCTTCGTGACGTTGCGCGAGCTGGCGCACCAGAAGATGCAGGCGGATCGCGGCACGCCGACGCTGCGGCCGGTGGAAGCACTGCCTTCGCTGGATTAA
- a CDS encoding MotA/TolQ/ExbB proton channel family protein, translated as MLTHLLLRLTLVGAEWVLWVLVILSFISIALIVDRCIYFYMRKINSDELAEQLEQRLQQGDVRGAWDLVKDNEAIECQVVAAGLPALRRGATACGEAMLAAKSRLRPVVDARLSILATIGSNAPFVGLLGTVLGIVKAAHDLSGASDGGAGDPNAVMAGVFEALVATAVGLFVAIPAVVGFNLLQRRVRNTMANVDSLAHMVLANVRVEGAKKGPGSEIPAAPPTPTGRI; from the coding sequence ATGCTGACTCATCTTCTACTGCGGTTGACCCTTGTCGGCGCCGAATGGGTGCTGTGGGTGTTGGTGATCTTGAGCTTCATCAGCATCGCGCTGATCGTTGATCGCTGCATCTACTTTTATATGCGGAAGATTAACTCCGACGAGTTGGCTGAGCAGCTTGAACAACGTTTGCAACAGGGCGACGTGCGCGGGGCGTGGGACCTGGTGAAGGATAACGAGGCGATCGAGTGCCAGGTCGTTGCGGCAGGGTTGCCGGCGCTGCGGCGCGGGGCGACGGCGTGCGGCGAGGCGATGCTCGCGGCGAAGTCGCGGTTGCGGCCGGTGGTCGACGCCCGACTGTCCATCTTGGCGACCATTGGCAGTAACGCTCCGTTCGTCGGGCTGCTCGGTACGGTGCTCGGCATCGTCAAGGCGGCCCACGACCTTTCGGGCGCCTCGGACGGGGGAGCTGGCGATCCGAACGCCGTGATGGCGGGCGTGTTCGAGGCCCTCGTGGCGACCGCTGTCGGTCTGTTCGTCGCCATTCCGGCGGTCGTTGGGTTCAATCTGCTGCAACGCCGCGTCCGGAATACGATGGCGAACGTCGATTCGCTGGCTCACATGGTGCTGGCCAATGTGCGGGTCGAGGGCGCCAAGAAAGGCCCAGGCTCGGAAATTCCAGCTGCTCCGCCGACGCCGACCGGTAGAATATAG
- a CDS encoding UvrB/UvrC motif-containing protein — protein sequence MPRSSRSNNIDRLLREWSFEPGRPVVRRVVGEDGRELLQMRVDMGLLQLETTARPDGATPEGFPTYYDYLVSAAFQEGTEFALNAERQQEIDREFVQFYHRRICWLSLNEYERAAEDADHSLKLMDFSTANSEDRDWAMLHEQYRPFVLFHKVQATALTKLQDDEPEAAVEVIGAGLQSLAAIFARHGAEEHYEEDLFVVKLREMQESIKSQFHLGPTLAEQLADAIATEQYELAAKLRDRLARKAERKL from the coding sequence ATGCCTCGTTCGTCCCGTTCCAACAACATCGATCGCCTGCTGCGCGAGTGGTCCTTTGAGCCAGGCCGGCCAGTAGTGCGCCGTGTCGTCGGCGAGGACGGCCGCGAGCTGTTGCAGATGCGCGTCGATATGGGGCTGCTGCAGCTGGAGACGACCGCCCGGCCGGACGGGGCGACGCCTGAAGGCTTCCCGACCTATTACGATTACCTCGTGTCGGCGGCTTTTCAGGAAGGGACGGAGTTCGCGCTGAACGCCGAACGGCAGCAGGAGATCGACCGCGAGTTCGTGCAGTTCTACCACCGGCGGATCTGCTGGTTGAGCCTCAACGAATACGAGCGGGCCGCAGAGGATGCCGACCACTCATTGAAGCTGATGGATTTCAGCACAGCCAACTCGGAAGATCGCGATTGGGCGATGCTGCACGAGCAGTACCGGCCGTTCGTGTTGTTCCACAAGGTGCAGGCCACGGCGCTCACCAAGTTGCAAGACGACGAGCCGGAGGCGGCGGTCGAGGTGATTGGCGCCGGGCTACAATCGTTGGCGGCGATTTTTGCTCGTCACGGGGCGGAGGAGCATTACGAGGAAGACTTGTTCGTGGTGAAGCTCCGCGAGATGCAGGAGTCGATCAAGTCGCAGTTCCATCTCGGCCCGACGCTGGCCGAACAACTGGCCGATGCTATAGCCACTGAGCAGTACGAACTGGCGGCGAAGCTGCGGGATCGGCTGGCGCGGAAGGCGGAACGTAAGCTGTAA
- a CDS encoding esterase/lipase family protein, with product MACSAQPTVTCLSPRSRASTCLAVYLLAAAILLAPGCASTSSKWVTLRTTPRNPLTDTLGLVTKQGPKPTPRTLQLLRRYDLEKKLNDKPALLVELNAINRNEPNRENLYALAEVAYVGGKKADAAHDKAAALELYGSSVLYAYEYLFANGYPTASNAYDPQFRSACELYNAALEGTLRIAQTEAPLRPGAARRIKTCAHDCELEIQLKSGGWHSADFDHVEFVSDYEVNGLRNHYHNFGLGVPLIAVRKPHENPEPAEQFYPPDLSFAVTAFLRVDPMLAKQPSDVVPTSATMSELAAAEAKQPKRKLRAVLELYDPLDTTQVDAGGVTVPLETDLSTPLAYNLSQPALDDSKLSTVGLLTPEKVQKVSGLYMLEPYRSDRIPVVMVHGLWSSPVTWMEMFNDLRSDPYIREHYQFWFYLYPSGQPFWQSAAEMREDLVQMRAKLDPGRKSPALDQTILVGHSMGGLVSKLQTVNSGNEFWRTMSDKPFAELQADPEIRDQLASTFFFDPNPSIRRVVTIGTPHRGSEFSNDFTKWLGRKLIHVPTALMNGRTELATRNPEYFRNTAPINITNSIDSLSPKSTFLPVLLEAPAGPWVKYHNIVGQAPHEGVTNQVSMWLSGEGDGVVSLASAQLDHVSSQIVVPADHMTVHRHPQSILEVRRVLMQHIADLQNFPYGGAVQYADAEVATPVGQSPPQLPGPVATLPATVTK from the coding sequence ATGGCGTGCTCCGCACAGCCGACGGTGACTTGCCTCAGTCCGCGCTCGCGCGCGTCGACGTGCCTGGCCGTTTACCTGTTGGCTGCCGCGATCCTCCTGGCTCCCGGTTGTGCATCGACCAGCAGCAAGTGGGTCACCCTCCGCACGACGCCGCGTAATCCGCTCACCGACACGCTTGGCCTCGTCACCAAGCAAGGCCCCAAGCCAACGCCGCGCACTCTGCAACTGCTGCGGCGCTACGACCTCGAGAAAAAGCTCAACGACAAGCCCGCGCTGCTCGTCGAGCTCAATGCGATCAACCGCAACGAGCCGAACCGCGAGAATCTCTACGCCCTCGCGGAAGTCGCCTACGTCGGCGGCAAGAAGGCCGACGCCGCTCACGACAAAGCCGCCGCACTTGAACTGTACGGTTCGTCGGTGCTCTACGCCTACGAGTACCTGTTCGCCAACGGTTACCCGACCGCGAGCAACGCCTACGACCCGCAGTTCCGCAGCGCGTGCGAACTCTACAACGCCGCTCTCGAAGGAACCTTGCGCATAGCACAGACCGAAGCCCCGCTCCGCCCCGGCGCAGCTCGTCGCATCAAAACGTGCGCTCACGATTGCGAGTTGGAAATTCAATTGAAGAGCGGCGGCTGGCATTCCGCCGATTTCGATCACGTCGAGTTCGTTTCCGACTACGAAGTCAACGGCCTGCGGAACCACTACCACAACTTCGGCCTCGGCGTGCCGCTCATCGCCGTTCGCAAGCCGCACGAAAACCCCGAGCCGGCCGAGCAGTTCTACCCGCCGGATCTCTCGTTCGCGGTCACCGCCTTCCTGCGCGTCGACCCGATGCTCGCTAAGCAACCTAGCGACGTCGTTCCCACGTCGGCGACGATGAGCGAGCTCGCCGCGGCCGAAGCCAAGCAACCGAAACGCAAACTTCGCGCGGTGCTCGAACTCTACGATCCGCTCGACACCACCCAAGTCGACGCCGGCGGCGTTACCGTGCCGCTCGAAACCGACCTCAGCACGCCGCTCGCCTACAACCTCAGCCAGCCGGCCCTCGACGACAGCAAACTCTCAACTGTCGGACTGCTGACGCCCGAGAAGGTGCAAAAGGTCAGCGGGCTCTACATGCTCGAGCCCTACCGCAGCGACCGCATTCCGGTGGTGATGGTGCACGGCCTTTGGTCGAGCCCTGTCACTTGGATGGAGATGTTCAACGACCTGCGGAGCGATCCTTACATTCGCGAGCACTACCAATTCTGGTTCTACCTCTACCCGTCAGGCCAACCCTTCTGGCAGAGCGCTGCCGAGATGCGTGAAGACCTCGTGCAAATGCGGGCCAAGCTCGATCCAGGTCGCAAGTCGCCGGCGCTCGATCAAACGATCCTCGTCGGCCACAGCATGGGCGGCCTCGTTTCAAAGCTGCAAACAGTCAACAGCGGCAACGAGTTCTGGCGCACGATGAGCGACAAACCATTTGCCGAGCTACAGGCCGACCCTGAAATCCGCGACCAGTTGGCGTCGACGTTCTTCTTCGACCCGAACCCGTCGATTCGCCGCGTCGTTACCATCGGCACGCCGCACCGCGGCAGCGAATTCTCCAACGACTTCACGAAGTGGCTCGGCCGCAAACTGATTCACGTCCCCACCGCGTTGATGAATGGCCGCACGGAACTCGCCACGCGCAACCCCGAATACTTCCGCAACACGGCGCCAATCAACATCACCAACAGCATCGACTCACTCTCGCCGAAGTCGACGTTCCTGCCGGTGTTGCTCGAAGCCCCAGCCGGCCCTTGGGTGAAGTACCACAACATCGTCGGCCAGGCGCCGCACGAAGGGGTGACGAACCAGGTCTCGATGTGGCTCTCCGGCGAGGGCGACGGCGTCGTCTCGCTCGCCAGCGCTCAGCTCGACCACGTCTCCTCGCAGATCGTGGTCCCCGCCGATCACATGACGGTTCACCGCCACCCGCAGAGCATCCTCGAAGTCCGCCGCGTGCTGATGCAGCACATCGCCGATCTGCAGAACTTCCCCTACGGCGGGGCGGTGCAGTACGCCGACGCCGAGGTCGCAACGCCCGTCGGCCAATCGCCGCCGCAACTGCCAGGGCCAGTGGCAACGTTGCCGGCGACGGTGACGAAGTAA
- a CDS encoding ExbD/TolR family protein, with translation MGASVGSGFSDEDDSVMSDINVTPLVDVVLVLLIVFMITVPAIVASAPIKVDLPESGSVEVASELPPITVSVSRGADGGVALFLNDTQTDEAKLRTMIDEMGLARDNQRVNLAADRDIAYGEVIRVMDLLHELGLQKIAVDTKHVGGR, from the coding sequence ATGGGTGCTTCGGTCGGTTCGGGCTTCTCGGACGAAGACGACTCGGTGATGAGCGACATCAACGTGACGCCGCTCGTCGACGTCGTGTTGGTGCTGCTGATCGTGTTCATGATCACGGTGCCGGCGATCGTCGCTTCGGCGCCGATTAAGGTCGACTTGCCGGAGTCGGGCTCCGTGGAGGTGGCGAGCGAGTTGCCGCCGATTACGGTGTCGGTGAGCCGCGGGGCCGACGGCGGCGTCGCGTTGTTCCTAAACGACACGCAAACCGACGAGGCGAAGCTGCGGACGATGATCGACGAGATGGGACTCGCGCGCGACAACCAGCGGGTGAATCTCGCGGCCGATCGGGATATTGCGTACGGCGAAGTGATTCGCGTGATGGATTTGTTGCACGAGCTCGGTTTGCAGAAGATTGCCGTCGACACGAAACATGTCGGCGGTCGGTAG
- a CDS encoding carbon storage regulator produces MLVLTRKQGEQIKIGDNVVITVVRTKGKGVRLGIQAPSHVPVLRGEIARAIEVEVNQQAEVAEDSVDEHDDDCDHDAWPSSELYTVVHAAGLRVSPGDVLGARGGRGLLRQMVAARGE; encoded by the coding sequence ATGTTGGTTCTCACCCGGAAGCAAGGCGAACAGATCAAGATTGGCGACAACGTGGTCATCACGGTGGTGCGGACCAAGGGCAAGGGAGTTCGTCTCGGGATTCAGGCCCCGTCGCATGTGCCGGTGCTGCGTGGCGAGATTGCCCGCGCCATCGAGGTGGAAGTGAACCAACAAGCGGAAGTCGCTGAAGATTCGGTTGACGAACACGACGACGACTGCGACCACGATGCTTGGCCGTCGAGCGAGTTATACACGGTCGTCCACGCGGCTGGCCTGCGGGTGTCGCCGGGCGACGTGCTGGGAGCTCGCGGCGGTCGCGGTTTGCTGCGGCAGATGGTGGCGGCCCGCGGGGAGTGA
- a CDS encoding hemerythrin domain-containing protein, with the protein MLSHSMRSDVRAAAQAACLEHQILDHVKQALRVTLQWKAPAFGLSRKLSSVQFTTKSFMRHLDRMMELEEVEGYMEAVRHDKPNLEARVQRLELQHDEFRDLIEELQPEVAALAALPAARAQVVCHRLIDFLNRVDQHDADEIELLQQSLACDVGGEG; encoded by the coding sequence ATGTTGTCTCACTCGATGCGGAGCGATGTTCGCGCCGCCGCCCAGGCCGCGTGTCTGGAGCATCAGATTCTCGACCATGTGAAGCAAGCCCTGCGCGTGACGCTGCAGTGGAAGGCGCCGGCGTTTGGGCTGTCGCGCAAGTTGTCGAGCGTGCAGTTCACCACGAAGTCGTTCATGCGGCATCTGGATCGGATGATGGAGCTGGAGGAGGTCGAGGGGTACATGGAGGCGGTGCGGCATGACAAGCCGAATCTCGAAGCGCGTGTGCAGCGACTTGAATTGCAGCACGACGAGTTCCGCGATTTGATCGAAGAGCTGCAGCCGGAAGTGGCCGCGCTCGCCGCTCTGCCCGCCGCGCGGGCGCAGGTGGTGTGCCATCGGCTGATCGACTTCTTGAACCGCGTTGATCAGCACGACGCCGATGAAATCGAGTTGCTGCAGCAATCGCTCGCTTGCGACGTGGGGGGCGAGGGCTGA
- a CDS encoding YbaN family protein: MPPPPPLYSIRFSRELSNDTARLHNLAAGLLRRPGVRAVVIDRSQLEAMLLPQRGAEVVLEDGGAHHDALAADQIALAADGATAADEIIHWQDTQGETLYCVRAQELATGWRRAALMLLTAVALVLALFGVLIPGLPTTPFVLLASYGLMRTSRRWHRWLLDSRLFGGVLRDWHLHRGIRAHVRVKALALLAIVVGVTCFWPTMPLGVKAIVLIGGLLGGAYVWRLPTAVMPGRAA; encoded by the coding sequence ATGCCGCCGCCGCCGCCGCTGTACTCGATTCGCTTTTCGCGCGAGCTGAGCAACGATACGGCGCGGCTGCACAATCTCGCGGCGGGCTTGCTCCGCCGGCCCGGCGTGCGAGCAGTCGTGATCGATCGCTCGCAACTCGAAGCAATGCTATTGCCGCAACGCGGGGCCGAGGTCGTACTCGAAGACGGCGGCGCGCACCACGACGCACTGGCAGCGGATCAGATTGCATTGGCCGCGGATGGCGCAACGGCGGCCGACGAGATCATTCACTGGCAAGACACTCAGGGCGAGACGCTCTACTGCGTGCGGGCCCAGGAGCTAGCGACCGGTTGGCGGCGCGCGGCGCTCATGTTGCTGACGGCCGTCGCGCTGGTGCTGGCGCTGTTCGGCGTCTTGATCCCCGGACTGCCGACGACGCCGTTCGTGCTGCTGGCGAGTTACGGCCTGATGCGCACCTCGCGGCGGTGGCACCGGTGGTTGCTCGACAGCCGGCTGTTCGGCGGCGTGCTGCGCGACTGGCATTTGCACCGCGGCATCCGTGCCCATGTGCGAGTGAAGGCGCTCGCGCTGCTGGCGATTGTCGTCGGCGTCACGTGCTTTTGGCCGACGATGCCTCTCGGGGTGAAAGCGATCGTGCTTATTGGCGGCCTGCTCGGCGGCGCTTACGTGTGGCGGCTGCCGACCGCCGTGATGCCGGGGCGTGCGGCATAG
- a CDS encoding C45 family autoproteolytic acyltransferase/hydolase, which yields MRHSFLRGLVALCGVAWLLLATANLNAKTLGRHGAGWLEEIDGYLVLHLEGTHREMGVQHGKLLGDHIRQNVDYLVRQKGDEAIAELGPIAIKPNAVISQIVNIQRQHVPQKYWEELEGLAEGTRLPIEEVQAANFIPELFHCSGFALMNSATKDGTLYHGRVLDYGVDLKLQDHAVLIVAKPKGGIPFVNVTYAGFIGSVTGMNASHVSIGEMGGKGLGQWNGVPMAFLVREVLESAGDLDEAVAVFRDSPRTCEYYFVIADGKSNRAVGMEAGAKQFSLVQPNTSHPLLPRPVKDAVLLSAGERYHHLVDRTEAKWGEFTAEDALRLMDRPVAMKSNLHNALFEPKSTKFWVANANAKGEPAAEQPYHAFQLSELLERKP from the coding sequence ATGCGTCATTCATTCTTGCGTGGTCTGGTCGCTCTTTGCGGCGTCGCTTGGCTGCTGCTTGCCACGGCGAACCTCAATGCCAAGACGCTCGGGCGGCATGGCGCTGGGTGGCTGGAGGAGATCGACGGTTATCTGGTGCTTCACCTCGAAGGGACTCATCGCGAGATGGGCGTGCAGCATGGGAAGTTGCTCGGCGATCATATTCGGCAGAACGTCGACTACCTCGTGCGTCAGAAGGGGGACGAAGCGATTGCGGAACTCGGGCCGATTGCGATCAAGCCGAACGCCGTCATCTCGCAGATCGTCAACATTCAACGGCAACATGTGCCGCAGAAATATTGGGAAGAACTTGAGGGGCTGGCCGAGGGAACGAGGCTGCCGATCGAGGAAGTGCAGGCGGCCAATTTTATTCCCGAGCTGTTTCATTGCAGCGGCTTCGCGCTGATGAACTCGGCGACGAAGGATGGGACGCTGTATCATGGCCGCGTGCTCGACTACGGCGTCGATCTCAAGCTGCAAGACCATGCGGTGCTGATCGTCGCGAAGCCAAAGGGGGGGATTCCGTTCGTCAACGTGACGTATGCCGGGTTCATCGGCTCGGTGACGGGGATGAACGCCTCGCATGTGTCGATCGGCGAGATGGGGGGCAAGGGACTCGGCCAATGGAACGGCGTGCCGATGGCGTTCCTGGTCCGCGAGGTGCTGGAGTCGGCCGGCGATTTGGACGAGGCGGTGGCGGTGTTCCGCGATTCGCCGCGGACGTGCGAATACTATTTTGTGATCGCGGACGGCAAGTCAAACCGGGCAGTCGGCATGGAGGCGGGAGCGAAGCAGTTCAGCCTTGTGCAGCCGAACACGAGCCACCCGCTACTGCCGCGGCCGGTGAAGGACGCGGTGCTGCTGTCGGCTGGCGAGCGTTACCATCACTTGGTCGATCGAACGGAGGCGAAGTGGGGCGAGTTCACCGCTGAGGACGCATTGCGGTTGATGGATCGCCCGGTGGCGATGAAATCGAACTTGCACAACGCGTTGTTCGAGCCGAAGTCGACGAAGTTTTGGGTGGCGAACGCGAATGCCAAGGGTGAGCCGGCGGCGGAGCAGCCGTACCATGCGTTTCAGCTGAGCGAGTTGCTGGAGCGGAAACCGTGA